A portion of the uncultured Draconibacterium sp. genome contains these proteins:
- a CDS encoding alpha/beta fold hydrolase, with amino-acid sequence MKLKKKRTLLIVTLGLIVFLILPPAFKNKPQRMLTGPDLSEIEYSEITFENKADSLKLAGMLMLPEGDRPFPVVVFIHGSGPSFRNSVWYLSVAKHLTNNGIAVVLPDKRGCEKSEGEWIGADFNHLASDVLAAVEYVKEQNIFDYSEIGVLGMSQGGWIAPVAATKSADIDFVATMSGATVTTDEQLVYEEINNMEPYTYRFIAKALAPLTSKRISKMPHQKALVGFDPIPYWQQIHVPVFIGFGGDDRNVPVEKCKEKLKVNNLNNFLVKVYPKGGHAISDPVTNKVNAEYLDDLVAFIPLPLVNTNKTLTELPKND; translated from the coding sequence ATGAAACTAAAAAAGAAACGAACTTTACTAATTGTAACCCTGGGATTAATAGTATTTCTAATTTTACCGCCGGCATTTAAAAACAAGCCGCAAAGGATGTTAACCGGACCGGATCTTTCAGAAATAGAATATTCCGAAATTACATTTGAGAACAAAGCAGATAGTTTAAAACTGGCAGGAATGCTGATGTTACCTGAAGGCGACCGGCCATTTCCCGTGGTTGTTTTTATCCACGGATCAGGACCAAGTTTTAGAAACAGTGTTTGGTATTTATCGGTGGCAAAGCATTTAACAAATAATGGAATTGCTGTTGTGCTTCCCGATAAAAGAGGATGTGAAAAATCGGAAGGAGAATGGATAGGAGCTGATTTTAACCACTTGGCAAGTGATGTTTTAGCAGCTGTTGAATATGTAAAAGAGCAGAATATTTTTGACTATTCTGAAATTGGAGTTTTGGGAATGAGCCAGGGGGGATGGATTGCCCCGGTTGCGGCAACTAAATCCGCAGATATTGATTTTGTGGCAACCATGTCAGGGGCAACGGTTACAACCGACGAACAATTGGTATACGAAGAAATTAATAATATGGAACCTTATACTTATCGGTTTATTGCAAAGGCTCTTGCTCCGCTTACTTCCAAAAGGATCAGCAAAATGCCCCATCAGAAAGCACTGGTTGGTTTTGATCCTATTCCGTATTGGCAACAGATACATGTCCCGGTATTTATTGGATTTGGAGGCGATGACAGAAATGTTCCTGTTGAAAAATGCAAGGAGAAACTAAAAGTTAACAATCTCAATAATTTCCTTGTAAAGGTTTATCCAAAGGGTGGACATGCCATTAGCGATCCTGTCACAAATAAGGTGAACGCTGAATATCTTGACGATTTGGTTGCATTTATTCCGCTACCTCTTGTAAACACAAATAAAACGTTGACTGAGCTACCGAAAAATGATTAA
- a CDS encoding class I SAM-dependent methyltransferase: MTAKIGQISQTAFLTLQCHALDAISRHSILYDRDSLDTLEALKEITGLPGFNSNQIKESLVNHIALRARQYDLFAKSFIEKHPDAAVVNIGCGMDNRFRRIDNGKIRFYDLDLPDIINIKEKIIAPTKRYSQFAQSVFEFDWINEIDREHVFLMAEGVFMYCELADVKALFGELQRKFTNPEVVFEVFNTKWLTGWRGKMMAIKMKNELKLGEETLFKFGITDSNEIETWDTKYKYIKDWSYLDEEEANIPFRNFFRSVDAFRKIQWTVHYKLKSN; the protein is encoded by the coding sequence ATGACTGCAAAAATCGGACAAATTTCTCAAACCGCATTTCTAACATTGCAATGTCATGCTTTGGATGCAATCTCCAGGCATTCCATATTATATGACAGGGATTCTTTAGACACTTTGGAGGCGTTAAAGGAGATAACCGGACTTCCGGGATTTAACTCAAACCAAATTAAAGAGAGTCTGGTCAATCACATCGCACTTCGTGCCAGGCAGTATGATTTGTTTGCTAAAAGTTTTATTGAAAAACATCCTGATGCTGCGGTTGTAAATATTGGGTGTGGAATGGATAACCGGTTCAGAAGAATCGATAATGGGAAAATCCGTTTTTACGATCTGGATCTCCCTGATATTATTAACATCAAAGAAAAAATTATTGCGCCAACTAAACGTTACAGCCAATTTGCCCAATCGGTTTTCGAATTCGACTGGATAAACGAAATAGACAGAGAACACGTTTTTTTGATGGCAGAAGGAGTTTTCATGTATTGTGAATTGGCTGATGTGAAAGCTCTGTTTGGCGAACTTCAAAGAAAGTTTACCAATCCGGAAGTTGTTTTCGAAGTCTTTAACACGAAATGGCTTACTGGATGGCGCGGAAAAATGATGGCCATAAAAATGAAAAACGAGCTCAAACTTGGGGAAGAAACGTTATTCAAATTTGGGATTACCGATAGTAATGAAATTGAAACATGGGATACGAAATACAAGTATATTAAGGACTGGTCGTACCTTGATGAAGAAGAAGCCAACATACCGTTTCGGAATTTTTTTAGAAGCGTAGATGCTTTCAGGAAAATACAATGGACAGTTCATTATAAACTTAAAAGCAATTAA
- a CDS encoding alpha/beta hydrolase — protein MPYYKFENGNVFYEIFGEGEPLLLIHGNSVSSRMFHPIIKLYADNYKVILFDFPGHGKSSRLEKFETDFWYYNSKVANALLEELNLKNVNVIGTSGGALVGINLALEHPDKVKSLVADSFEGETSLGTFIKTIREDRERDKQIEEAQFFWKDMHGTDWEKVVDMDTNVNIEFAKTGNSFFHKPISELDVPTLLTGSLEDEYCNHLDKIFEGLKDKNSALKIHIFEKGNHPAMFSNHEEFFKIASEFIAKNM, from the coding sequence ATGCCTTATTATAAATTTGAAAACGGTAACGTTTTTTATGAAATTTTTGGAGAAGGTGAGCCACTTTTATTGATTCATGGAAATAGTGTTTCATCCCGAATGTTTCATCCCATAATAAAACTATATGCTGATAATTACAAAGTAATACTTTTTGATTTTCCGGGGCACGGTAAATCTTCCCGATTGGAGAAGTTTGAAACGGATTTCTGGTATTACAATTCAAAGGTGGCAAACGCCTTGCTGGAAGAATTAAATCTAAAAAATGTAAATGTAATTGGCACCAGCGGCGGGGCATTGGTTGGGATTAACCTGGCGCTCGAACATCCGGATAAAGTCAAATCTTTGGTGGCCGATAGTTTTGAAGGAGAAACATCTTTGGGAACCTTTATAAAAACCATAAGAGAAGACAGAGAAAGAGACAAACAGATTGAAGAAGCTCAGTTTTTCTGGAAAGATATGCACGGAACGGATTGGGAAAAAGTGGTTGATATGGACACCAATGTAAACATAGAATTTGCAAAAACCGGCAACTCTTTTTTCCATAAACCGATTTCGGAACTTGATGTGCCAACATTGCTCACCGGAAGTTTGGAAGATGAATATTGTAATCATCTGGATAAGATTTTCGAGGGATTAAAGGACAAAAATTCAGCTCTTAAAATTCATATTTTTGAGAAAGGCAATCATCCGGCTATGTTCTCGAATCATGAAGAATTTTTCAAAATTGCAAGTGAATTTATTGCTAAAAATATGTGA
- a CDS encoding alpha/beta hydrolase: protein MKKQTGFIQIEPHLRLWVETYGDDSNEAILFISGAGANSSFWSDKLCKNLANRNFYVIKYDHRDFGYSTKVDYEKNPFDVMQLTKDAITILDSLSVKKAHVVGHSMGGFIVQLLAIHYPDRIISMTSASASTNSGSIPPPPPKTWEIFMENNPTNNFNNDLEDFLKVWKYLNGTTEFNEELAIEYTKNLYDRQDIIGAIGDSHVKAQANLTDRTEQLQQVKIPALIIHGEEDYLVDKLGGIQTAESLSNSNLVLIPTMGHVPFNQQILDRFEEEIIQFVVKNKTR, encoded by the coding sequence ATGAAAAAGCAAACGGGATTTATACAAATTGAACCACACCTGAGATTATGGGTGGAAACCTACGGTGATGACTCGAACGAAGCCATTCTATTTATTTCAGGAGCCGGCGCTAATTCATCATTCTGGTCGGATAAGCTTTGCAAAAACCTCGCCAACAGAAACTTTTATGTGATAAAATACGACCATCGCGATTTTGGTTATTCTACGAAAGTTGATTACGAAAAAAATCCCTTCGACGTTATGCAACTTACCAAAGATGCCATAACAATATTGGATTCGCTTTCGGTTAAAAAGGCTCATGTTGTAGGCCATTCGATGGGTGGTTTTATAGTTCAGCTATTGGCAATTCATTATCCCGACAGGATTATTTCCATGACTTCCGCTTCTGCTTCAACAAATTCCGGTAGTATCCCTCCGCCACCACCTAAAACCTGGGAAATATTTATGGAAAACAATCCGACCAATAATTTTAATAATGACCTGGAAGATTTCCTGAAAGTCTGGAAATACCTGAATGGCACTACCGAATTTAATGAAGAACTGGCTATTGAATACACCAAAAATCTGTATGATCGTCAGGATATTATTGGGGCTATTGGCGACTCGCATGTTAAAGCACAGGCAAATCTTACCGACAGAACAGAACAACTGCAACAGGTAAAAATACCGGCCCTAATTATTCATGGTGAAGAAGATTACCTGGTTGATAAGTTGGGTGGAATTCAAACAGCAGAGAGTTTATCTAACTCAAATTTGGTTTTGATACCAACTATGGGGCATGTTCCTTTTAACCAGCAAATTCTGGACAGGTTTGAAGAGGAGATAATTCAGTTTGTAGTAAAAAACAAGACAAGGTAG